One genomic segment of Salmo trutta chromosome 8, fSalTru1.1, whole genome shotgun sequence includes these proteins:
- the LOC115198521 gene encoding transcriptional regulator ATRX homolog — MAGPEMERILKALISTLEVKGGKDGKEWKRRGEKLYKKWVDDGCITSPEGVPVDREPGRILETLKRKSAKAEGEWKQEGEPRKGKHKEVMEKARLRERIGLAMLEKRKKMWKEGQEQEQLKRSRLYPALPSAPPPYEVPKIMAPVLDVSAAVSYHKRPDKEEGEQWCKVSDRREEVAALLETAKAMRDGVNNLSRLEADIESMSLVGRNESGSVVSDDLIQWKDPETTERERERERMEAKRQTLKKLEQMEMERMEAERQRRRKLEEMEEEVKQGEVQIRILEKTENLTKSKIEVADQAT, encoded by the coding sequence ATGGCGGGGCCGGAAATGGAGCGGATATTGAAGGCCCTAATATCTACACTAGAAGTAAAAGGGGGAAAAGACGGTAAGGAATGGAAAAGACGAGGAGAGAAATTATACAAAAAATGGGTGGATGATGGCTGTATCACATCACCTGAAGGAGTCCCAGTAGATCGGGAACCAGGACGAATATTAGAGACGCTGAAAAGAAAATCAGCAAAAGCTGAAGGAGAATGGAAACAAGAGGGAGAGCCACGAAAAGGAAAGCACAAGGAAGTGATGGAAAAAGCTAGGTTGAGGGAGCGCATAGGTTTGGCGATGCTGGAAAAACGaaagaaaatgtggaaagaaGGACAAGAACAAGAACAATTGAAACGATCCAGGCTCTATCCTGCCCTTCCCTCAGCACCCCCGCCGTATGAAGTTCCAAAGATCATGGCTCCAGTTTTAGATGTGTCAGCAGCGGTCAGCTACCACAAACGCCCGGATAAAGAGGAAGGGGAGCAGTGGTGCAAGGTGAGcgataggagagaggaggtggctgCTCTACTTGAGACAGCAAAAGCGATGAGAGACGGGGTGAACAACCTGAGCAGACTGGAAGCTGACATTGAAAGCATGAGCCTAGTAGGAAGAAACGAAAGTGGCAGCGTAGTATCAGATGACCTGATACAGTGGAAAGACCctgagacgacagagagagagagagagagagagagaatggaagctAAGAGACAGACCCTGAAAAAACTGGAACAAATGGAAATGGAGAGAATGGAAGCCGAGAGACAAAGACGCAGAAAGTTGGAAGAAATGGAAGAGGAAGTGAAACAAGGAGAAGTACAGATAAGAATACTAGAAAAGACTGAGAACTTGACGAAGAGCAAGATCGAAGTGGCAGACCAGGCCACCTAG